One part of the Rhizobium rhizogenes genome encodes these proteins:
- a CDS encoding spore coat U domain-containing protein: MKVLTRTALAITAFLSASPVLAQSCSFSMSDMNFGFVNLASGSAVDTTATLSVTCSNPLSLALSIRICPNINAGSGGQSGGIRRMLQGSNILNYQLYQNSGRTTPWGSVTQSALGSPPPIDMALPLLLNSTTRTVYGRINAGQAAAARGPYLSSFAGAETNFTYTSFTLFAPNCADVTQNPTQVPFNVTAAVSPTCIVSAQNINFGSHGVLNTAVDAAGAVTLTCTSSLNYSVALNGGLSNSPPAARQMVLAGASIIYGLYRDANRTNVWGSAAGQTVSGTGTGSLQTLNVYGRVPAQNTPAPGNYSDTVVVTVSY, translated from the coding sequence ATGAAAGTTCTGACCCGCACTGCCCTTGCCATCACCGCTTTCCTGTCCGCATCACCGGTTCTGGCGCAAAGCTGCAGCTTCAGCATGTCGGACATGAATTTCGGTTTCGTCAACCTTGCAAGCGGCAGCGCCGTCGATACAACCGCAACATTGTCGGTCACCTGCTCCAACCCCCTGTCGCTGGCACTTTCCATCCGTATCTGCCCCAACATCAATGCCGGCAGCGGCGGACAATCGGGCGGTATCCGCCGGATGCTCCAGGGCAGCAACATCCTCAATTATCAGCTGTACCAGAACTCCGGACGCACGACGCCCTGGGGGTCGGTTACGCAGTCCGCACTCGGATCGCCTCCGCCGATCGACATGGCGCTGCCACTTCTGCTCAACAGCACGACCCGCACGGTTTATGGCAGGATCAACGCCGGTCAGGCCGCTGCGGCCCGTGGCCCCTATCTCTCCAGCTTTGCCGGTGCCGAGACCAATTTCACCTATACGTCCTTCACTTTGTTTGCGCCGAACTGCGCCGACGTCACCCAGAACCCCACGCAGGTGCCGTTCAACGTCACGGCTGCGGTCTCGCCCACCTGCATTGTTTCGGCGCAGAACATCAATTTCGGCAGTCACGGCGTTCTCAACACCGCAGTCGATGCGGCCGGGGCCGTCACACTCACCTGCACCAGCAGCCTGAATTACAGCGTCGCGCTGAATGGCGGCCTGAGCAACAGCCCGCCGGCCGCGCGCCAGATGGTGCTGGCAGGTGCATCGATAATCTACGGGCTCTACCGCGACGCCAACCGCACGAATGTCTGGGGAAGTGCGGCCGGACAAACCGTCAGCGGTACCGGAACAGGCAGCCTGCAGACACTGAATGTTTACGGACGCGTACCGGCACAGAACACGCCGGCACCGGGAAATTACAGTGACACCGTCGTCGTGACCGTCAGCTATTAG
- a CDS encoding fimbria/pilus outer membrane usher protein, with the protein MRRRASTAADLAVLTIAGLTIISSSSVSVAQDLPPATPLASFAAKEAGQLQLEVYINDVSTELIATFRQNDTGSLLIEPEQLKNIGISPVESAAGDDGWIDVSRLPDVVARYDESTQSIHFTLPMAARASKVIDASGKSPQEEDGDAQEKATSDFGGLVNYTIYGSSGGSKWSDIADFNGVSALLESRVFGPLGVLSSSQVLSTSRLSQFDTQRLDTTWSYSDEDSLTTYRAGDLITGGLSWTRPTRLGGVQIRRNFDLRPDIVTMPMPEFAGSAAVPSTVDVYVNNIRRLSQDVPEGPFSITNLPVISGAGNARLVVRDALGRETVSETPFYTSPDLLAQGLIDFSAELGFARRNYGTSSFDYDERLLGSATVRYGLSDSLTLEGHAEGGEDFYNIGFGGVFTLGTHGLAAVSGTSSHFGAESGYQLSASVEAELLGVRFNARSQRTFGDYNDMASVSADISKTRTIAGLLSARPPRALDQISLSTQLGFDETSLNFSYTQLETFDERRSRLLGLSATRPFGENGNIFITAYKDLEDSHSYGIFAGLSWSFGGGVSGSAGMSSDADGYSLTAEVGKSEEQAEGSYGWRLRGSTGGNDIASVSGSYRGSVARVAAGVDQFNRTTQAYAQIDGSIALAGGDVFVGNRIDDAFAVVDAGAPGVDILLENRPIGQTNRRGKILLPNLRSYDVNNITLDPSNLPVDARIDRTKQRVTPAERAGAVVDFKVETGGQVALVTLKDETGEFIETGSTGKIDGKRDFIVGYDGQAYLDNIGKTHRLSITQPTKGECEAQITVPPAARTRATLEAICRSVQ; encoded by the coding sequence ATGCGACGGCGCGCGTCAACGGCGGCTGACCTTGCCGTTTTGACGATTGCAGGTTTGACGATCATTTCATCGAGCAGCGTCTCCGTGGCGCAGGATTTGCCCCCTGCGACGCCACTGGCCTCCTTTGCCGCAAAAGAGGCCGGACAATTGCAGCTTGAAGTCTACATCAACGATGTTTCAACGGAACTGATCGCGACATTTCGTCAAAACGACACCGGATCACTTCTCATCGAGCCGGAGCAGCTGAAAAATATCGGGATTTCTCCGGTTGAAAGTGCCGCAGGCGATGATGGCTGGATCGATGTTTCCAGACTGCCGGATGTGGTGGCGCGTTACGACGAAAGCACGCAGTCCATCCATTTCACCCTGCCCATGGCAGCGCGGGCAAGCAAGGTGATCGATGCATCCGGCAAGAGCCCTCAGGAGGAAGACGGGGATGCGCAGGAAAAGGCCACAAGCGATTTTGGAGGTCTGGTGAACTACACGATCTACGGCTCGTCCGGCGGCAGCAAATGGTCGGATATTGCCGACTTCAATGGTGTCTCGGCCCTGCTTGAAAGCCGGGTGTTCGGTCCGCTCGGCGTGCTGTCATCGTCTCAGGTTCTGAGCACCTCCCGTCTGTCGCAATTCGACACCCAGCGCCTCGATACCACCTGGAGCTATTCCGATGAGGACAGCCTGACGACCTATCGGGCCGGAGACCTGATCACCGGCGGACTGAGCTGGACACGTCCGACGCGGTTGGGCGGAGTGCAGATCCGCCGCAACTTCGATCTGCGGCCGGATATCGTCACCATGCCGATGCCTGAATTCGCCGGCTCCGCGGCGGTGCCTTCAACCGTCGATGTCTACGTCAACAATATTCGCCGCCTGTCGCAGGATGTGCCCGAAGGCCCGTTCTCCATCACCAACCTTCCCGTGATCAGCGGCGCGGGAAATGCAAGACTGGTGGTGCGGGACGCGCTGGGCCGCGAAACCGTATCCGAAACGCCCTTTTACACGTCGCCGGATCTGCTGGCGCAAGGCCTGATCGACTTCTCCGCGGAGCTCGGTTTTGCCCGGCGCAATTACGGAACCTCCTCTTTCGACTACGATGAACGACTGCTCGGATCGGCGACGGTGCGTTACGGGCTATCGGACAGCCTGACGCTCGAAGGTCACGCCGAAGGTGGGGAAGATTTTTACAATATCGGCTTTGGCGGCGTCTTCACGCTTGGGACCCATGGATTGGCAGCGGTTTCGGGCACATCAAGCCATTTTGGTGCGGAAAGCGGCTATCAGCTGTCCGCAAGCGTCGAAGCGGAGTTGCTCGGCGTAAGGTTTAATGCGCGGTCACAACGCACCTTCGGTGATTACAACGATATGGCCTCCGTCTCCGCCGATATTTCGAAGACCCGGACGATAGCCGGTCTGCTGAGCGCGCGACCGCCGCGTGCGCTGGACCAGATTTCTCTTTCCACCCAGCTCGGCTTTGATGAAACGAGCCTGAATTTCTCCTATACACAGCTGGAAACCTTCGATGAGAGGCGGTCGCGACTGCTGGGCCTCTCCGCAACGCGGCCCTTCGGCGAAAACGGCAATATCTTCATTACCGCCTATAAAGACCTTGAGGACAGCCATTCCTACGGCATCTTCGCCGGGCTGTCCTGGTCGTTCGGCGGCGGTGTTTCCGGTTCGGCCGGCATGTCGTCGGATGCCGACGGATATTCCCTGACGGCGGAGGTCGGGAAATCCGAAGAGCAGGCCGAGGGAAGCTATGGCTGGCGGTTGCGCGGTTCGACGGGCGGCAACGATATCGCCTCCGTGTCCGGCAGTTATCGCGGCAGTGTCGCGCGCGTTGCCGCGGGTGTCGATCAATTCAACCGCACAACGCAGGCCTATGCGCAGATCGACGGATCGATAGCGCTGGCGGGCGGCGATGTCTTTGTCGGAAACCGGATCGATGACGCCTTTGCGGTTGTGGATGCAGGTGCACCCGGCGTTGATATTCTGCTGGAAAACCGCCCCATCGGCCAAACGAACCGCCGCGGAAAGATATTGCTTCCCAACCTGCGGTCCTATGACGTCAACAATATCACGCTGGACCCCAGCAATCTTCCCGTCGATGCCCGCATAGACAGGACAAAACAGAGAGTCACACCAGCAGAGCGCGCGGGCGCAGTCGTCGATTTCAAGGTGGAAACCGGAGGGCAGGTAGCGCTGGTGACGCTGAAGGACGAGACCGGCGAGTTCATCGAAACCGGATCGACCGGCAAGATCGACGGCAAGCGCGACTTCATCGTCGGTTATGACGGACAGGCCTATCTCGACAATATCGGCAAAACCCATCGGCTTTCCATCACGCAACCCACGAAAGGCGAGTGCGAAGCGCAGATTACCGTTCCCCCTGCCGCCAGGACCCGCGCCACCCTTGAGGCCATATGCAGGAGCGTCCAATGA